From a single Ciconia boyciana chromosome 11, ASM3463844v1, whole genome shotgun sequence genomic region:
- the TCTA gene encoding T-cell leukemia translocation-altered gene protein, translating into MSAAGWQAPWRALGALGRELAAEWAAQDVRAVLCQLLLLWLGLSLLGVRLAWRAYGGAVAALCYRTGPAAAAAAARRPPGTGTSLGPGAASGPGPGPAPARPRAHSLSPAGPAGRNGAAERHCPPREGLAAEPVKTHRE; encoded by the exons ATGTCGGCGGCGGGCTGGCAGGCGCCGTGGCGGGCGCTGGGCGCGCTGGGCCGGGAGCTGGCGGCCGAGTGGGCGGCTCAGGACGTGCGGGCCgtgctgtgccagctgctgctgctctggctgggCCTCAGCCTACTCGGCGTTCGCCTGGCCTGGCGCGCCTACGGCGGGGCGGTGGCCGCGCTCTGCTACCGGAcggggcccgccgccgccgccgccgccgcccgccggcctCCCGGCACCGGCACCAGCCTGGGCCCCGGCGCCGCCtccggccccgggcccggccccgcgcccgcccggccccgcgcacactccctctcccccgccggcccggccggACGCAACGGCGCTGCCGAGCGGCACTGCCCGCCCCG AGAGGGCCTGGCTGCGGAGCCGGTGAAGACGCACCGGGAGTGA
- the AMT gene encoding LOW QUALITY PROTEIN: aminomethyltransferase, mitochondrial (The sequence of the model RefSeq protein was modified relative to this genomic sequence to represent the inferred CDS: deleted 1 base in 1 codon), protein MSQAPRGRPGPCEEEGRMLRAGCRAALPRRPPGSALLSGAGAGAGAGEGGLKRTPLDALHRSRGGRMVPFAGWSLPLHYGQGHLQSHLHTRRCCSLFDVSHMPQTRVYGRDRVRFMESLVVGDIAELKPGQGTLTLFTNERGGIVDDLIVTNTLEDHLYVVSNAGCADKDLAIMRGRAAELQATGGDVHLEVLDNALLALQGPSMARVLQAGLPDDLAKLSFMNSITTTVFGVPGCRVTRCGYTGEDGVEISVPAGRAVELAERLLGVPEVWPAGLAARDSLRLEAGLCLYGNDIDETTTPVEAGLLWTLGKRRRAAMDFPGAAIIMAQVKEKPKRKRVGLTSVGPPVRPHTAILGPEGTPVGTVTSGCPSPSLGKNIAMGYVEAAHSRAGTTLAVEVRKKQHPALVTKMPFVPTQYYMAK, encoded by the exons ATGTCCCAggcgccccggggccggcccgggccgtgc gaggaggaagggaggatgcTGCGGGCGGGCTGCcgcgccgcgctgccccgccgccccccgggctCCGCGCTgctgagcggggccggggccggggccggggccggggagggggggctgaAGCGGACGCCGCTGGACGCCCTGCACCGGTCCCGCGGCGGGCGGATGGTGCCGTTCGCCGGCTGGAGCCTGCCGCTGCACTACGGGCAGGGCCACCTCCAGTCCCACCTGCACACCCGCCGCTGCTGCTCCCTCTTCGACGTCTCCCACATGCCGCAG ACGCGGGTGTACGGCCGGGACCGCGTCAGGTTCATGGAGAGCCTGGTGGTGGGGGACATCGCCGAGCTGAAGCCGGGACAG GGCACCCTGACGCTGTTCACCAACGAGAGGGGCGGCATCGTGGACGACCTCATCGTCACCAACACATTGGAAGATCACCTCTACGTGGTGTCCAACGCCGGCTGCGCTGACAAGGACTTGGCCATCATGAGG ggcagagcgGCGGAGCTGCAGGCCACCGGCGGCGACGTCCACCTGGAGGTGTTGGACAACGCGCTGCTGGCTCTGCAAG GTCCCTCCATGGCACGGGTGCTGCAGGCGGGGCTGCCGGATGACCTGGCCAAGCTCTCCTTCATGAACAGCATCACCACGACGGTCTTTGGCGTGCCGGGCTGCCGGGTCACACGCTGCGGCTACACTGGCGAGGACGGCGTGGAG ATCTCGGTGCCCGCAGGGCGGGCGGTGGAGCTGGCCGAGCGGCTGCTGGGTGTTCCCGAGGTGTGGCCGGCAGGGCTGGCGGCCAGGGACAGCCTGCGCCTGGAGGCTGGCCTCTGCCTCTATGGCAATGACATCGACGAGACCACCACGCCCGTAGAGGCTGGGCTGCTGTGGACCTTGG GCAAGCGCCGGCGTGCAGCCATGGACTTCCCCGGCGCAGCCATCATCATGGCACAAGTGAAAGAGAAGCCGAAGCGCAAGCGCGTGGGGCTGACGTCGGTGGGACCCCCCGTCCGGCCCCACACGGCCATCCTGGGCCCTGAGGGCACGCCTGTGG GCACGGTGACCAGCGGCTGCCCCTCGCCCTCCCTGGGCAAGAACATCGCCATGGGCTACGTGGAGGCGGCGCACAGCCGGGCCGGCACCACGCTCGCCGTCGAGGTGCGGAAGAAGCAGCACCCGGCCCTCGTCACCAAGATGCCCTTTGTGCCCACCCAGTACTACATGGCCAAGTGA
- the NICN1 gene encoding nicolin-1, with protein MSGAAGPGPGPPAGPGRSPLPCAPRPAAALQLGGGAEPARPGVAVIDLRFPRGAAADVQEIVFRNFYTAFLSVRVQRPGPTGSRRWVTCLRDYCLMPCPHTEEGSQDYFSLRRHQMLCDMDQVTAVRFILRQPSPVWLHFTIEELQIFPPGQKSPQKDFPSWLSQLTPPEQPASLHGELPDPEKVSTEVQQMWVLTEVIRARQAAARIGRFDVDGCYDINLLSYT; from the exons ATGtcgggagcggcggggccggggccggggccgcccgccgggccgggccgctccccgctgccctgcgccccccgccccgccgccgcgctccagctgggcgggggggccgagccggcgcggcccggcgtCGCCGTCATCGACCTCCGCTTTccgcgcggcgccgccgccgaC GTGCAGGAGATCGTCTTCAGGAACTTCTACACGGCCTTCCTGAGTGTGCGGGTGCAGCGCCCCGGGCCCACCGGCTCCCGCCGCTGGGTGACCTGCCTGCGGGACTACTGCCTGATGCCCTGCCCGCACACCGAGGAGGGCTCCCAGGACTACTTCTCCCTCCGCCGCCACCAG ATGCTGTGTGACATGGACCAGGTGACGGCGGTGCGGTTCATCCTGCGGCAGCCCTCCCCGGTCTGGCTCCACTTCACCATCGAGGAGCTGCAGATTTTCCCCCCTGGACAGAAG AGCCCCCAGAAGGATTTCCCCTCCTGGCTCTCCCAGCTGACCCCTCCggagcagccagccagcctgcacGGG GAGCTCCCCGACCCAGAGAAGGTGTCGACGGAGGTCCAGCAAATGTGGGTGCTGACAGAGGTGATCCGGGCTCgccaggcagctgcccgcaTCGGGCGCTTCGAC GTGGATGGCTGCTATGATATCAACCTGCTTTCCTACACGTGA
- the DAG1 gene encoding dystroglycan 1 has protein sequence MTVGCLLQPPFLGRTWLPVLLLAASAHCHWPSEPAEVVRDWENQLEASMHSVLSDLRETVPAVVGIPDSSAVVGRFFRVSIPTDLIASNGEIVQISEAGKDSLPSWLHWNTESSSLEGLPLDTDKGVHYISVTTLQPFPNGSYVPQTANVFSVEVHQEDHNEPQSVRVAVQETGDAAPFVCGSEEPVTILTVILDADLTKMTPKQRIELLNRMRSFSEVELHNMKLVPVVNNRLFDMSAFMAGPGNAKKVVENGALLSWKLGCSLSQNSVPNISKVEAPAKEGTMSARLGYPVVGWHIANKKPHLPKRMRRQINATPTPLTAIGPPTTAAQEPPTRIVPTPTSPAIAPPTETTAPPVREPIPLPRKPTVTIRTRGPIVQTPTLGPIQPTRVAEGTGTASVPIRPTMPGYVEPTAVITPPTTTTKKPRVSTLKPATPSTTDSSTATTRRPTRRPKTPRPTKPPSTTRSPISKLTTASPPTRVRTTASGIPRPWEPNEPPKLTNHIDRVDAWEGTYFEVKIPSDTFYDKEDTTTDKLQLTLKLKEQQMIEENSWVQFNSTSQLMYGMPDHNHVGKHEYFMYATDKGGLFAVDAFEIHVHKRPHGDKSPVKFKARLEGDHNAVVNDINKKIMLVKKLALAFGDRNSSTITVQDIAKGSIVVEWTNNTLPLEPCPREQIRTLSKKIADDSGRPSPAFSNVLQPEFKPLNVSVVGSGSCRHIQFIPVTKDGRVISEATPTVAAGKDPEKSSEDDVYLHTVIPAVVVAAILLVAGIIAMICYRKKRKGKLTIEDQATFIKKGVPIIFADELDDSKPPPSSSMPLILQEEKAPLPPPEYPNQSMPETTPLNQDTIGEYTPLRDEDPNAPPYQPPPPFTAPMEGKGSRPKNMTPYRSPPPYVPP, from the exons ATGACTGTTGGATGCCTACTGCAGCCCCCTTTCCTGGGGAGGACTTGGCTccccgtgctgctgctggcggccTCTGCTCACTGCCACTGGCCCAGCGAGCCGGCAGAAGTGGTTCGGGACTGGGAAAACCAGCTGGAGGCCTCCATGCACTCTGTGCTCTCGGACCTCCGGGAGACTGTGCCAGCCGTGGTGGGCATACCGGACAGCTCTGCCGTGGTGGGACGCTTCTTCAGAGTCTCCATCCCCACGGATTTAATTGCTTCCAATGGAGAAATTGTCCAG ATCTCCGAAGCTGGGAAGGACTCCTTGCCTTCTTGGTTACACTGGAACACGGAGAGCAGCTCCCTGGAAGGGCTGCCCCTTGACACAGACAAGGGCGTCCACTACATCTCGGTGACCACACTGCAGCCCTTTCCGAACGGGAGCTATGTGCCGCAGACCGCAAACGTCTTCTCCGTTGAGGTCCACCAAGAAGACCACAACGAGCCTCAGTCGGTGCGAGTGGCCGTCCAAGAAACAGGTGACGCAGCGCCGTTCGTGTGCGGCTCGGAAGAGCCGGTCACTATCCTGACTGTCATTTTGGATGCCGACTTAACAAAAATGACACCAAAGCAGAGGATTGAACTCTTAAACAGAATGAGAAGCTTCTCGGAGGTGGAACTTCATAACATGAAGTTGGTTCCTGTTGTAAATAACAGACTCTTTGACATGTCGGCCTTCATGGCTGGACCGGGAAATGCAAAGAAGGTGGTGGAAAATGGGGCCTTACTCTCATGGAAACTGGGATGTTCTCTGAGCCAAAACAGCGTCCCCAACATCAGCAAGGTGGAGGCTCCAGCTAAGGAAGGAACCATGTCTGCCCGCCTTGGCTACCCTGTTGTTGGCTGGCACATTGCTAACAAGAAACCTCACCTCCCAAAGAGGATGCGGCGGCAGATCAACGCCACCCCTACACCTTTGACTGCCATCGGGCCGCCCACCACTGCCGCACAAGAACCCCCAACCAGGATCGTCCCCACCCCGACGTCACCCGCCATCGCGCCTCCCACAGAGACGACGGCACCTCCTGTCCGGGAGCCCATACCGCTGCCGAGGAAGCCCACGGTCACCATCAGAACGAGGGGCCCCATCGTCCAGACACCCACTCTGGGACCGATCCAGCCAACCAGGGTAGCAGAAGGCACTGGCACAGCCTCCGTGCCAATTCGCCCCACGATGCCCGGGTACGTAGAGCCCACGGCAGTGATCACACCGCCCACAACTACCACCAAGAAACCAAGAGTCTCCACGCTGAAGCCAGCCACGCCATCCACGACAGATTCCTCCACGGCAACGACGCGAAGGCCTACTCGAAGACCCAAAACGCCCCGTCCGACGAAGCCTCCCAGCACGACCAGATCCCCCATCTCCAAGCTGACAACGGCCTCCCCGCCGACCCGTGTACGCACCACAGCTAGCGGGATTCCCCGGCCCTGGGAGCCAAATGAGCCACCCAAGCTGACGAACCATATCGACAGGGTCGACGCGTGGGAGGGCACCTACTTCGAGGTTAAAATACCGTCAGATACCTTCTACGACAAGGAAGACACCACCACTGACAAACTGCAGCTGACCTTGAagctgaaggagcagcagaTGATAGAGGAGAACTCGTGGGTGCAGTTCAACAGCACCAGCCAGCTCATGTACGGCATGCCGGACCACAACCACGTTGGGAAGCACGAGTACTTCATGTATGCGACCGACAAAGGCGGGCTTTTTGCTGTGGATGCTTTCGAAATCCACGTCCACAAACGCCCGCACGGGGACAAGTCTCCGGTGaagttcaaggccaggctggaagGGGACCACAACGCGGTGGTGAACGACATCAATAAGAAGATCATGCTGGTGAAGAAGCTGGCTTTGGCGTTTGGCGACAGGAACAGCAGCACCATCACGGTGCAGGACATCGCCAAAGGCTCCATCGTAGTGGAGTGGACGAACAACACGCTGCCCCTGGAGCCCTGCCCCCGGGAGCAGATCCGGActttaagcaaaaaaattgcGGATGACTCCGGCAGGCCGAGCCCGGCTTTCTCCAACGTCTTGCAGCCTGAGTTCAAGCCTCTGAATGTGTCGGTGGTTGGCTCCGGCAGCTGCAGGCACATCCAGTTCATCCCCGTGACGAAGGACGGAAGGGTGATCTCCGAGGCGACGCCAACGGTGGCAGCAGGCAAAGACCCCGAGAAGAGCAGCGAGGACGACGTGTACCTGCACACCGTCATCCCCGCTGTGGTGGTGGCCGCCATCCTCCTCGTGGCCGGCATCATCGCCATGATCTGCTACCgcaagaagaggaaagggaagctGACCATCGAAGACCAGGCCACCTTCATAAAGAAAGGCGTGCCCATCATCTTTGCCGACGAGCTGGACGACTCCAAGCCTCCGCCATCCTCCAGCATGCCCCTCATCCTCCAGGAGGAGAaagccccgctcccgcccccggAGTACCCCAACCAGAGCATGCCGGAGACCACGCCGCTCAACCAGGACACCATCGGGGAGTACACGCCGCTGCGGGATGAGGACCCCAACGCGCCGCCCTAccagcctccccctcccttcaCCGCACCCATGGAGGGGAAAGGCTCCCGCCCGAAGAACATGACCCCGTACAGGTCCCCGCCGCCCTACGTCCCCCCTTAA